Below is a genomic region from Staphylococcus carnosus.
TGCATTTCATAAGGCTTTTCAAATTGATTACTTTGGCTTATGTATTAGAAATGCGTTAAAATAATGTTGAGTGTGAAAGTAGGTGACGACAGAGTGGCAAGATATAACATAGAAAATGATGTGGTAGTCATTTCTTTGGAACGATTAATGCGTATCAATCCTGAATTAATTTATCAAGCATGGACAGATGCAGATGTTATGAGACGTTGGTTTATGACATCTAATCGCTCAAACAAATCTATAGACTTGATTCCAGAAGAAGGTCGACGTTATGAAATCGTTGATGAACGAAATGGCAAAACGAATAAAATTACAGGTGTTTATCAAGAATTAGAAGCACCCAATCGTATTGTGATGACGATCGGAATGCCTGAACTAAGTGATAAAGAAGACACGATTGAAGTTGAAATCTTTGAACGTGAACCAGGTTCTGATATCACACAAATGAATTTCCAATATACTGCTGTTGTTCCGAAAGAACGACGCTGGACGACATTGGAATACAAGCAGCAAAAGAAAGAATATCATGATTCAACTGCACATGGATTTGAAAATATGTTTGTGAAATTACAAGATATTTTGACAGAGATGCAGAAAGAACAAGAAGAATTTTAAACGAAAAAGAAGCGGTACGTCACTTTTAATGTGAAGACGTACCGCTTCTTTTCATGTATTATACTGTTTCTTGACCACGTTTATTCCAAGTTAAAATAAAGCTGAACATTGCAAGTAAACTTACAATCGTTAATAAAATAAAACCTACATTCCAACCGAATTGATCAACCACAAATCCAAGTACAATATTTGCCATCACTGCACCAAATAAGTAACCGAATAAACCAGTTAAGCCAGCAGCCGTACCAGCTGCTTTTTTCGGTACGTAATCAAGTGCCTGTAATCCAATCAGCATAACAGGACCATAGATTAAGAAACCGATAGCTACTAAAGAAAGATTATCAATCCAAGGATTACCAGCTGGATTCAACCAATAGATAAGGACGAAAATCGTAACACCTAACATAAAGAAGAATCCTGCAGGACCGCGTCGTCCTTTGAATAGCTTATCTGAAAGCCATCCGCACAGTAATGTACCAGGAATACCTGCCCATTCATAAAGGAAGTAAGCCCATCCTGATTCTTTCATGTCAAAATGTTTTTCTTCACTTAAATAAACAGGTGCCCAATCTAAAACGCCGTATCGTACAAAGTAAACAAAGATATTTGCAAAAGCTATTGCCCATACCCATTTATTATTTAAGACATATTTGAAAAGTATTTCTTTTGTCGTCAACTCTGTTTCCATTGTTTCTTTTGATGCGTTCGGATAATCATCACGATATACCTCAATTGGAGGTAAACCTTGAGATTGCGGTGTATCTCTGACTAAGAAGAATGAAATAATTGCGATAATAATTGCGAATACAGCGGGGTAGATAAATGCACCTTCAAAACCCTTTAAATAACCGAAATTATAAAGTGCAGTCATCGAAATGCCCCAAGTTGCTATTGGTGCCATCAAACCGCCGCCGACATTATGTGCGACATTCCATAAAGCAGTTTTACTGCCACGTTCACTAACACTGTACCAGTGTACTAAGACACGTCCAGATGGCGGCCAACCCATACCTTGGAACCATCCATTTAAAAAGAGCATGATGAACATAATCAGTATGCCGGACGTAAAGAATGGTACAAAGCCAAGAAGTAAATTGATGATGACAGTTAAAATTAAGCCGAGACTTAAGAACACACGCGCGTTACTCCTGTCACTGACCATTCCCATTACAAACTTACTGAAGCCATAAGCAATGGAAACAGCAGATAATGCAATACCTAATTGCCCTTTACTAAACCCTTGATCAATGAGATCTGGCATTGCTAATGAAAAGTTTTTGCGCAGTAAATAATAGCCTGCATAACCGATAAAAATTCCTAAAAATACTTGTAATCTTAATTTTTTATATGTATTGTCCACTTCATCACTCGGCAAAGGTTTCCGGGGAGAAGGGGGCTTTAAAAAATTAAACATAGAAGTGCCTCCTTTTACAAAACATTAATATTATCTTAATATTAAATTTACAAAAAGACAACGCTTCCATAAAAAATATATAGTTGATAGATTTTTACAGAAATAGAAATATATAAATACAGTTTCTGCATTATTATTATTTCTTTTTTTTATTTTCATTAGAAAGTAACACTAAAGATACGGCTATTAATGGTAATAAGAAAGATTTACTAAGTTCAAACTGTCCGTCAAGGACAAAAATAATACCATTATATATAGCAAGTCCCATTAGATAATAGATTAAAAATAGATAAACTTTCTTCATACATATATCCTTTCAACATACATTTTTGTTAATTATAAATTATAACAAAAACATCACTAACTGGATTCTAATTCAATACAATGGAAAAGAACGACTTCCGTAATGAAAAATGGTCGCTTTCTGCATGCTCATTGCGAAAAATATATTCTTTAAAACACCTGAATATGTAGATGTTTTAAAGATATAGATTGAAAAGATCTTGAAGAGAATAAAGTTAAAATAAAAAGACGATGGAAAATATAGAAGTTTTCATCGTCTTTGGTATATACAAATAAAAAAAGAACATTTCATGATAAGAAACGTTCTAAAAAATCACTGCTATGAAATTGTGCTGTGTTTATATTGAGCGACTCTTGGGCGATAGTTCACGCACAAGACATCAATATTTTTAGTCGCTAAAGTATGAATTAATTTAGCGATGACACGTGGTGTGCAAGAAATATCAATATATTGTTGTGTCAAAATATAATTAATATCTTCTTGATGTGTCAAGTACTGCATAATATCAATAATCTTGTCTTTAATGAATACATCTTGCAAGCCATCGATTTTAAGTTTGAAATGCATCATTGCTTCAATATTTGCTTCAGTTTGGAAAATAAATTCTTTTTGAGATAATGGTAAGACTTGATAAATAGGATAATTATGGAAACTAAGGAAACTGATAAAATAAGGCAAGTTGCATTTAGGAATATGAACTTTCAATACAAGCTGTTGTTTAACTTTCATAAATTCTGCTTGAACAGCGTGGCTGCTTTGAAGTTGTTTGCATTCGTTGAGTAGGTGTCTGCGTTTTAGCCATGTCGATAAGTTTCCGATATTAATAATAAATGTGTCATATTTATCTAAAAACATAGACGATTCCTCCAGGAGATGTAAGATGGATTTGATTTCAAAAGAGGTAATATTAATACGTGCTGTTTCAAATTCATTTAAATTTTACCACTCTTTAATTTAAATTTCACTAGGACTTTTGGATGAATCTATACTGGAAATGTAAGAGACTTAATGAACTTAATAGAAATGATATATGATAAGATGAAGCTAAATCATTATTGGAGGATTAATCACAGATGAAATATAGAGCAGTTGTATTTGATTTTGATGGGACAATTATTGATACAGAACAACATCTATTCGAGACGATAAATAAGCATTTAGAAATGCATGGAAAAACGCCTATTTCTATTGACTATTATCGTGCATCTATCGGTGGTGCTGCTTCTGAGTTGCATACATATTTGGAAAATGAAATTGGTGAAAAAGAGACAGAAGCATTGTATGATGATCATCATACCCAAAGTGCCCATTTGCCTATGATAGAAAATATACGCAAGTTGATGAATCTGTTAGAAAAGAAAAGCGTTCCAATGGCAATAGCTACAAGCAGCAGTCGTTCTAATATACAACCTACTTTAGAAGCCTTGGATTTACCTGAACGAATGTCAGTGATTGTAGGAAGAGAAGATGTAGATGAGGTAAAACCAGCACCGGACTTATATTTAAAAGCTGTGCAAGAATTAAATTTAAATCCTGTTAGCTGCTTAGCTATTGAAGATTCTGTGAATGGCGCAACCGCAGCTGAAACAGCCGGGCTTGGTGTTATAGTTAATACGAATGCTATGACAGAGTTAATGAATTTTGATGCATTGCAATTAGTGGGTAAGAATATGACTGCTGATCAAATAGATACTGAATTTTTTAATTAAGCAGGTGAGACCATGATTATTTTATTTTTTCTTGCAGGTCCTATCATTATTGCGATTGGTAATTTAGTCTTAGGACCAATATTTAATAAGAAAATACCGATGAATGTCCGTTTTCGTGCATTTATGATAGGCTCAACGATTTATCTCATTACTGCATATCTATGTTATATCTTAGTTTTAAAAGGAAAATTATAAAGAAAAAGGCTTGCTTTTGTTGATATTATCAGCATAAGCAAGCCTTTTGTGTTGTTATTTTGTTGCAAAATATAATCCTACTACGACTAATAAAAGTAATATTGCATCTATACCTATCATTAAAGCACGGCGTGATGTTGCTTCGCCATTTTCTTTTAAGCGCTTATACATTATATAATTCGGTATGAGATTTGCAATTAATAGAACGATTATGAGTATAATGAGTATTATTTTCATTCAGAATCTCCATTTCTAATTGTTGATAACAAGTCCCAGAGAAAGGCAATGATAATACCAATAATCACTCCGGCGCCTACTCCGATTTTCATATGTCCAGTTAACTGTCCGATAACGATACCAAGAATAACTGTAATAGGAAGGACAATACCAAATTTTATTTTTCTAGCAGGAGAAGTCAACGCACTAAACATAGCAATATAACAAATCCCGAAGACAAGTGCTGCGCCAATGGATAGCAATAATGTGTGCATCATTGGTGCATGACTTCCCATACGATTCAAGAAAAAGAATAATGCTCCAAAAATAAATGTATATAAAATAGCGCGAGAGACAAGTTGTTTAGACACTACTGACGTCTCCTTTCATATTGAATAGTCAAATTATAACATATCAATAGAAAGGAACTGTATTAATCATTCTTTTTCAAATTGATGATGGTCATTTAAGAAAGCATAAAACAGACCAATGATAAGACCGCCACCGATATAGTTACCAATAAAAGCAGCGATAATATTGATCACTGCCGGCCAGAAATGCAGAACATCAACATTATAAACAATACCGCCGATAAATAGACATGCATTGTAAACAACGTGTTCATATCCCATAAATGCGAATACTGCTACCCCGAACATCATGACGAACATTTTCGCTAAAATATCATCAATCTGCATTGCAATAACTAAAGAAATATTAATGAAGAAGTTGGCGAAAATGCCTTTAGCCAGTAGTTCTAAAAAGCTTGCTGTCATCGTTTTATGATGGATAACTTCAGAAAGTTGTTTCATCATGTCAGGTGTCATACTATCGCTCATACGTAATATTAAGAAGAAGGCTAATGCACCTAATATATTACCTAAGAAACATAGCATAAAGATTTTGAATACCCGCCAAGGTTTAATGACGCGATAATACATTCCAACAGTAAAATACATAAAGTTGCTGGTTAAAAGCTCAGAGTTTGTAAATAAAATCAATACTAACGCAAAACTGAAGGCAATCGCACCGACAATATTGACGATTCCAGCAGTGGTATGATCAATTAAACTTGCTTTGATTGCGAGTACGAAGACTGAAATAATACTAATAATAAAACCAGCCATCATCGCACGAAGTAAATAGCGACGCATAAATGTAGCTTGCAGTACATCTTTCGTACGAATTGTAGCAACGACATCATTAACCCACTGTCGTCCATAAAATACTTTATCCCAACGAATATTCTTTTCATTCATCTTGCTTTCTCCTAACATTGTAAAATACAAGATTTAGTATAAGGCGTGAATATAGTTTTGTGAATACTTTCACAAATAAGTTTTTAAATTTTTTTCAGAATATGTCTTTTTCGTGAATAGAGAACATTAAATCTCTAGATATTTTGCTAAAGCATACGAAATAACGTATCAGAAGTGTGTTTAAATTCCGAGCAATTTAGTAAATATAATTAAAAAGAAAAGAATAATAAAAGAGTGATAACAAACTATTATACTGAAAATTCAAAAAGGCAGATTGCCAGTTAAACAAAAGACGTGCTATAATATTCAAATAATATGAAACTCTTATAAAAAGACATGAAAATAATAAAATATCCATATTGGGTGTTGGAATTATCTTTAAGTTGATAAGGACTAATATTTTTATGAGTGCAAATTACATGAATTCCTATGGTGACTATGGCGCAACATGATTGTAAATAAAAAAATGAAAGCGCATACATAAAAGTGTAATTTTTATGTTTTCATCATAGAAATTTATAGTATAATTAAGCTCATTAGGCATAGAAGCTACTTTCGATATGGTAAGAAAATTAGTGAGTAATTTGTCGCAATCTTCAGACAGAAAAAGGGGTACCGGATTAAGTATTGCGAAACAAGTAAGAGAATTAGATGCTTAAATATCGAAGAAACGAGCTGCGCCTGGAAATTTTGTAAAAGAGAAGGGGAATTTTCTAATGGAAGAAACTCAATTGCAACGAGGATTAAGTTCTAGACAGATACAAATGATTGCACTGGGCGGTACAATCGGTGTTGGTTTATTTATGGGTGCGACAAGTACAATTAAATGGACAGGTCCGTCAGTCATTTTTGCTTATCTGATCGTAGGTTTATTTTTATTTTTAGTTATGCGTGCTATGGGAGAAATGGTTTATTTACATCCGACAACAGGGTCATTTGCAAACTTCGCAAGTGATTATATTCATCCAGTTGCGGGTTATTTAACAGCTTGGAGTAATATATTCCAATGGGTTGTTGTAGGTATGAGTGAAGTTATCGCAGTCGGAGAATATATGAGATATTGGTTCCCGACATTACCAGAATGGATTCCTGGAGTTATTGTAATTGTGTTACTAGCAGGGGCGAACTTAGTATCAGTTAAGGCATTTGGTGAATTTGAATTCTGGTTCGCAATGATTAAAATTGTAACGATTATTTTAATGATTATTGCAGGTTTCGGTCTGATCTTCTTCGGATTAGGTAACGGCGGACATGCAATCGGACTTTCAAACTTATGGTCTCATGGCGGATTTATGCCAAACGGCTGGGTTGGATTCTTCTTTGCATTATCTATTGTTGTTGGTTCATACCAAGGGGTAGAACTGATAGGTATTACAGCAGGGGAAACAAAAGATCCTCAAAAGAACATTAAAAAAGCAGTAAATGGTGTTATCTGGCGTATTTTGATTTTCTATATTGGTGCAATTTTTGTAATTGTAACAGTATATCCTTGGGATGAGTTAGGCAATATCGGTAGTCCATTTACACAAACTTTCGCAAAAGTAGGTATTACATTTGCAGCTGGTTTAATCAACTTTGTAGTATTAACTGCTGCAATGTCAGGTTGTAACTCAGGTATCTTCAGTGCAAGTCGTATGATTTATACATTAGCGCAGCATAAACAATTACCGAAAATTTTCTTGAAAGTCATGAAAAATGGTGTTCCAGTTTATCCTGTATTAGCAATGGGAATCGGTATCTTTGTTGGTGTTATCTTAAATATTGTTTTACCAATGTTTATCAAAGGTGCTGACAGCATTTTCGTATATGTATACAGTGCATCTATTTTACCAGGTATGATTCCTTGGTTTATGATTTTAATCAGTCATATCCGCTTCCGCAGATTGCACCCTGAAGAAGTTGAAGGACATCCTTTCACAATGCCGGGCGGTGTTGCGGCAAGTTATTTAACAATTGCCTTCTTATTATTAGTATTAGTAGGTATGTTATTTAATAAAGAAACTGTTGTATCAGTAGTCATTGGTTTAATTTTCTTAGCATTTATGACAGCATTCTACTTTGTCAGAGGCTATGATAGATTGCCGGATGAAGATCAGCATTTAAAATAAGTTATAAATAAGAAAAGAGTTGAGACATTTGCCTCAACTCTTTTTTTAATGCTCAAATTCAATATTAGATAAATGTTTTTTGTAATTATTTAAGGCCATTTTAGACTGCGTGACTAAATCTAAGGAATTTGAAAAGTCCAATGAAAGGTAACGGTAATAAAGGACATTAATCATAAATAATTGTGCGGTAAGTGATGTAGTCGCTGCCATGCGTACTTCACTTTCATCTGTTTCACCATAAATTAAATCAATATCAGTGTAATTTGTGATAGGATTTTCTTTATTTCCCATGAGTGATATTAAGAATAGATGATAGTCAGAAGCAACACGTGCAATGGCTTCTAATTCATTGTGTTCTCCGCTATTTGAAATGATAAAAAGACAATCTCTTGCATCATGTGTAGCAATAACGTTGATTAGTGTATGCACACCTTCAATGCAGTGTACATTGATGCCGACACGAGATAGTTTTTGAAATAAATCTCTTGCAGCAACGTATGAAGCACCAAAACCAAAAATAAAGACGGTCCGTGATTGTTTTAATCTAGCACAAACTTTATCAATATCGTTTTCATCTACTGCATCAGATACTTTGCACAATGTTTGGGTAGTTCGAGACAACATTTTGCGTTTAATGGTATCGAGTGATTCATTAGATTGTAATTCAAGTTGACGTGGTTTTGTGCGGGCAGACATATATTTTGAAACTTCTGTTTTCAATTCTTGAAAACCGCCATCTGTGATTTTATATCCGAATCGCACGACAGAAGATGGGCTCGTACTTGTCCGGTCAGCAAGTGTGTGTGTTGTCATATCGACAATTTGTTGCGGACGTCGCAAAATATAGTCTGCTATTTTCTTCTCGCTTTTAGTGAGAGAAGGGTATTTAGATTCTAACTTATATAAAATGTTTGTCATAAAAAACCACCTGCTCTATGGAATAGCTAATAAATTTAAAGTTAATCTTTTTGGATGAAATGCATAGATAGCAGTAAACGTGTTCCCAATATCATTTTGATAGGAAAAACATAGTTGCTTTTTCCTATCAAGTAAGTCAGATATCCTCCCAAAAACTGTACTTACAACATGATAAAGTTAATTGTACCTAGTGTACTATACGTTATTAAGTTAGACAATTGTGAATTTTAAATTGACTGCAACTACTATTAAGATACCTATTTTCAAGGAAAATAAACCATCAATCAAGTACGGATAGATTGATTTGAAGCATCTATGATTTCATATATTAATCTAATAATAGGCGATTTCCATTGTACAAATACAGATTGAAATTCGCCTACATCTATTGTCGTTAATGGATACAATGATAGTGAACTTAACACATCCAAATATTGTTTTTCAAAATATGTAAGTGCACTTGTATAAGTTGTTATTCGTTGTAATTCTTTTTGTATAAAGGTATTGATATCAGTAGCAATCGACAGTACTTCTTTTTGTTTTGAACGAAACAGTGCACTATTACACGCTTCGCTTTTACTCAAAATAAATACTAAATTTTTGTACATATCATTTAAAGATGTTGTTGTCATGTGAAGTAATCTCCTTATGCAAAAATATTTGTGATTAAAATATTGGTAGAATATAATATATTAATAGCGTTATACTTATACGAAACATTATTTAGGGGGCCATCATGGTTTTAAGAAAAGATAAACCAGCATGGAGAGATTTATGGCTGCTGCCCATTGCACTTGTAGGAATATTTGCATTTTCTGGACTTGAGATGCTTGTAGCTTTAAACTTCCATGCACCATTTAATGAAGACACACTGAACGGCGTAGGCGCCATCGGGCAAATGTTAAGTTACATAGTTGTTTTAATTGTTTTTTATTATTTTCATTATCAAGAAATGCCTGGTCGTTTAAGCGCAGGATGGGCATATGTTAAAAAACATTGGCTATTTTTAGTGATTGTGCTTCTCATCGTTATGGGATTGGAATCATTATACAATCAATTAATGGCCATGTTGCCTGAAGGAATTGGATTTAAAGAAACTCAAAATGAAGAGAGTTTAGATGTACTTTTTAAAAATCCAGCTTTTTTACCATTGAGTTTTTTATTTGTAGTAATATTAGCGCCAGTGGTGGAAGAACTATTCTTTAGAAATGTGATAATTGGCGAGTTAGGAAAGAAATTTAATTATATTGTGATGGGTGTTATTTCTGCTATTACATTTGCTGGTATGCATGTGATTGGTGCAACATCACCATTTGAATTTGGTTCATACTTTATTATCGCAGTTGCTTTAGTTTATGTATACTTTAAATCTGGTAAAAATACCGCAGCAACAATTTTTATTCACATGACAAATAATCTCGTTTCATTTATCATGACTGCATTCTTCAGCTGATTTATAACTGGAAAAGTTATTTGAATGCTTAATTAAATAAGAACACTAAAAAATCCAACTGATCAGTTTGCAGAATCAGTTGGATTTAAAAATTTTTGGTAGTTATAAATAGAAATATCATGTGTTTTAACTGTTTTTTGGAAAGAATAAGAAATGTCTTTTATATCTGCAATTGAGATTTCTTTAGTATTGCCTCGGCCAATATCAAAAATAACAACATGCCAATCTGCTTTGCGACAAATTAATCCGATAAAAATCACATTTTCTTTTTCTAATGTTCCATTCATTTCATACTCTGCCAACATGACATTACGTTCGGCACAATAAATAAGTAAGTCAGAAAAAGTATGAGGTAGGGCTTCATTAGGATTGGATTCGAATTTTATATATCGATCCATTCGTTTTAAAATCCGGCGAATATGGGTGGCTGGTTGATTTAAACATTTTTTGATGAGTTGTTGAATTTCTTTACGGTAAGGCAATTTTGTATATGACTGACTTTCGTTTAATGTCATAAATAAAGCGAGCATTTGATCTTCGGTCAATTCTAGCTTGATGGGTGAATGATCTGGTTGAATACGGTAACCACCAAGAACACCTTGCTTTGCGATGATTTGAACACCTTGATTTTCAAGATCTTGTATATCACGCAAAATTGTTCGTTTAGAAACTTCTAATTTTTTCGCAAGTTGTGTAGCAGTTAGTTGATCATTCGTTTCAATAAATTGAATTAATTTATTTTGGCGTTCAACTTTATTCATATATGCCACCTCCCATATATTACATATTATAATGATTATATCATATTTAGTATAATATGATATTTATTCGCAAAAAAAATGCTAAAAAGTATGAAAAATTTTAAAGTAAACGCTTACATTTATTAAAAAGGTATGTTACACTTTCAATAGTAACTAGGAGATAGCACTGATGTAACAAAGGGGTAATGATAAATCATAGTCGTGTGATTTATTAAAAACGTGCAAATCACTAGTTAATAAACATCTTCAATATTATTACTTACTTTCCTTTCTATGCCGACTAGTATCGCTAGTCGGTTTTTTAATATGAAAAATTGAAAGTTATTCACTTTTTTCTAGTTTTACATGCTAAAATAATAATAATACATAATAAAATTAATTGATTTGAGGTGTAAAGTTTGAATAAAACAGAACGCATTCATCTTGATAAAGAAATAAGACAATGGTTAAAGGGACTAGACGATATTATCCCGCAATTGATAGCAGATATGCATACAGAGACAAAGGCGAATCAATTTGATTTAGTCACAAATGTAGATCGTATGATTCAAGATAAATTTGAAATGTTTTTACAAACCCACTACCCATCACATCAGCTTTTTGCTGAGGAGAAGAATAATGATTTAGTAGATGCAAAACATGGTGATGTATGGATTATGGATCCTATCGATGGTACAGCGAATCTTGTTAAACAACAAACGGATTATTGTATTATCTTGAGCTATTTTGCAGATGGTGAAGCACAGTTATCTTATATCTATGATTATCCGCATAAAGTACTTTATAAAGCGATTAAAGGTGTAGGTGCATTTGAAAATGAAACGCCGTTGCCTACCGTTGTCGAGCGAGATATTAAGTATTTGATTTTATCCTATAATATCTATGTTTTAAATGAAACAACATTGAAAGATTTGAAAGAAGCTGCTTTTAGTTATCGTTTGATAGGGTCATGCGGTTTAGATTCAGTGAGGGTTATTAAAGGACAATTTGGTGCACATATTAATACAAATTCTAAACCTTGGGATATTTCTGCTCAATTCTTGTTTGCTAAAGAACTAGGTTTGAAAATGACTGATTTACAAGGAGAGCCTCTTGATTTTTCAAAAGCAGGTCCGTTCATCATCAGTAATCCAGGGTGCCATAAAGCAGTTTTAAATATTTTAAATGAAAATGGCGGATATCAAGCTGATTTCATTAATAAGACTTAAGTATCATGTTTTATAAAAATAGATATAATATAATGTGTTTGTTAAGTAATTAAAATTAATATAGACAATGTGTGAGGAGTGGTTGGGTGAGAAGAACAGAGGATCCCAAAAGAAAAATGGGCACAGTTCCTAAGGTATTATTATGGGTTTTTGGTATTTTAGTATTACTTGCTGTAGTTGCTGCAATTTACTTAGCAGTGAAAATTTTTGCAGTAGGGGGCAATATACATAACCCATTGGACAGAAGCAAATCAGAACTAAGAAAAGAAAAAGTGGATTTGAATAAAGGAGAACCTTTCACTATTGCATTGTTTGGTGTAGATTCAGATGCACAGCGTAAAAGTGAAAATGATGGTGAACGTTCAGATTCAATTATGATTTTATCTATTAATCCAGATAAGAAAAAAACTGAAATCGTCAGCATTCCGCGTGATACACAAGCAGAAATTGTAGGACACGGTACTACTGAGAAGATTAACCACGCTTATGCTTATGGCGGTCCGAATATGGCTGTTAAATCTTTAGAAAAATTAATGAATGTACCGATTGATCATTATGCTACGATTGACATGGATGGTATGCATGGAATGGTAGATGCTCTTGGAGGCGTCGATGTTGTCAGCAATTCAACATTTAGTACAGATGGTTATAACTTTGTAAAAGGTAAAAAGGTTCATTTAGATGGAGATAAAGCACTTGCTTTCATTCGTTCACGTAAAGAAGAAGGTGCTGGCGGAGACTTTGGTCGTCAAGAACGT
It encodes:
- a CDS encoding CPBP family intramembrane glutamic endopeptidase; the encoded protein is MVLRKDKPAWRDLWLLPIALVGIFAFSGLEMLVALNFHAPFNEDTLNGVGAIGQMLSYIVVLIVFYYFHYQEMPGRLSAGWAYVKKHWLFLVIVLLIVMGLESLYNQLMAMLPEGIGFKETQNEESLDVLFKNPAFLPLSFLFVVILAPVVEELFFRNVIIGELGKKFNYIVMGVISAITFAGMHVIGATSPFEFGSYFIIAVALVYVYFKSGKNTAATIFIHMTNNLVSFIMTAFFS
- a CDS encoding SRPBCC family protein, whose product is MARYNIENDVVVISLERLMRINPELIYQAWTDADVMRRWFMTSNRSNKSIDLIPEEGRRYEIVDERNGKTNKITGVYQELEAPNRIVMTIGMPELSDKEDTIEVEIFEREPGSDITQMNFQYTAVVPKERRWTTLEYKQQKKEYHDSTAHGFENMFVKLQDILTEMQKEQEEF
- a CDS encoding HAD family hydrolase; amino-acid sequence: MKYRAVVFDFDGTIIDTEQHLFETINKHLEMHGKTPISIDYYRASIGGAASELHTYLENEIGEKETEALYDDHHTQSAHLPMIENIRKLMNLLEKKSVPMAIATSSSRSNIQPTLEALDLPERMSVIVGREDVDEVKPAPDLYLKAVQELNLNPVSCLAIEDSVNGATAAETAGLGVIVNTNAMTELMNFDALQLVGKNMTADQIDTEFFN
- a CDS encoding MurR/RpiR family transcriptional regulator, which encodes MTNILYKLESKYPSLTKSEKKIADYILRRPQQIVDMTTHTLADRTSTSPSSVVRFGYKITDGGFQELKTEVSKYMSARTKPRQLELQSNESLDTIKRKMLSRTTQTLCKVSDAVDENDIDKVCARLKQSRTVFIFGFGASYVAARDLFQKLSRVGINVHCIEGVHTLINVIATHDARDCLFIISNSGEHNELEAIARVASDYHLFLISLMGNKENPITNYTDIDLIYGETDESEVRMAATTSLTAQLFMINVLYYRYLSLDFSNSLDLVTQSKMALNNYKKHLSNIEFEH
- a CDS encoding helix-turn-helix transcriptional regulator, which encodes MNKVERQNKLIQFIETNDQLTATQLAKKLEVSKRTILRDIQDLENQGVQIIAKQGVLGGYRIQPDHSPIKLELTEDQMLALFMTLNESQSYTKLPYRKEIQQLIKKCLNQPATHIRRILKRMDRYIKFESNPNEALPHTFSDLLIYCAERNVMLAEYEMNGTLEKENVIFIGLICRKADWHVVIFDIGRGNTKEISIADIKDISYSFQKTVKTHDISIYNYQKFLNPTDSAN
- the glpT gene encoding glycerol-3-phosphate transporter, encoding MFNFLKPPSPRKPLPSDEVDNTYKKLRLQVFLGIFIGYAGYYLLRKNFSLAMPDLIDQGFSKGQLGIALSAVSIAYGFSKFVMGMVSDRSNARVFLSLGLILTVIINLLLGFVPFFTSGILIMFIMLFLNGWFQGMGWPPSGRVLVHWYSVSERGSKTALWNVAHNVGGGLMAPIATWGISMTALYNFGYLKGFEGAFIYPAVFAIIIAIISFFLVRDTPQSQGLPPIEVYRDDYPNASKETMETELTTKEILFKYVLNNKWVWAIAFANIFVYFVRYGVLDWAPVYLSEEKHFDMKESGWAYFLYEWAGIPGTLLCGWLSDKLFKGRRGPAGFFFMLGVTIFVLIYWLNPAGNPWIDNLSLVAIGFLIYGPVMLIGLQALDYVPKKAAGTAAGLTGLFGYLFGAVMANIVLGFVVDQFGWNVGFILLTIVSLLAMFSFILTWNKRGQETV
- a CDS encoding inositol monophosphatase family protein → MNKTERIHLDKEIRQWLKGLDDIIPQLIADMHTETKANQFDLVTNVDRMIQDKFEMFLQTHYPSHQLFAEEKNNDLVDAKHGDVWIMDPIDGTANLVKQQTDYCIILSYFADGEAQLSYIYDYPHKVLYKAIKGVGAFENETPLPTVVERDIKYLILSYNIYVLNETTLKDLKEAAFSYRLIGSCGLDSVRVIKGQFGAHINTNSKPWDISAQFLFAKELGLKMTDLQGEPLDFSKAGPFIISNPGCHKAVLNILNENGGYQADFINKT
- a CDS encoding amino acid permease translates to MEETQLQRGLSSRQIQMIALGGTIGVGLFMGATSTIKWTGPSVIFAYLIVGLFLFLVMRAMGEMVYLHPTTGSFANFASDYIHPVAGYLTAWSNIFQWVVVGMSEVIAVGEYMRYWFPTLPEWIPGVIVIVLLAGANLVSVKAFGEFEFWFAMIKIVTIILMIIAGFGLIFFGLGNGGHAIGLSNLWSHGGFMPNGWVGFFFALSIVVGSYQGVELIGITAGETKDPQKNIKKAVNGVIWRILIFYIGAIFVIVTVYPWDELGNIGSPFTQTFAKVGITFAAGLINFVVLTAAMSGCNSGIFSASRMIYTLAQHKQLPKIFLKVMKNGVPVYPVLAMGIGIFVGVILNIVLPMFIKGADSIFVYVYSASILPGMIPWFMILISHIRFRRLHPEEVEGHPFTMPGGVAASYLTIAFLLLVLVGMLFNKETVVSVVIGLIFLAFMTAFYFVRGYDRLPDEDQHLK
- a CDS encoding formate/nitrite transporter family protein; this encodes MNEKNIRWDKVFYGRQWVNDVVATIRTKDVLQATFMRRYLLRAMMAGFIISIISVFVLAIKASLIDHTTAGIVNIVGAIAFSFALVLILFTNSELLTSNFMYFTVGMYYRVIKPWRVFKIFMLCFLGNILGALAFFLILRMSDSMTPDMMKQLSEVIHHKTMTASFLELLAKGIFANFFINISLVIAMQIDDILAKMFVMMFGVAVFAFMGYEHVVYNACLFIGGIVYNVDVLHFWPAVINIIAAFIGNYIGGGLIIGLFYAFLNDHHQFEKE